The sequence below is a genomic window from Actinomycetota bacterium.
ATGTAGAGTTCTTGCAATGGGTGTGCTTGAAAAATATAGAAAGCTTGGAATAAGTGCTATTATGCATTATGAAACATCAAAAAAACTATTATCAAAAGGTTATAAAGGG
It includes:
- a CDS encoding N-acetyltransferase produces the protein CRVLAMGVLEKYRKLGISAIMHYETSKKLLSKGYKGAEMSWILENNVMTNREIQAMGGKIYKTYRIYDYKIY